In the genome of Carnobacterium viridans, one region contains:
- a CDS encoding DUF2785 domain-containing protein, producing the protein MLIKKLEEKNYSDSEWLLKEMLLNIGNVNSYIRDKLIYNAFIGMITKDYLTNDQLKNLFNQLLSNQYLLYGIGFKNSDSVYKRSFSALVLGLLINKDKEQQLLEKSQISFVLDRACFYLVNEQDRRGFTEEKGWAHSIAHCADLLDEIITHPLFEQSMYEKVVEALIFCVNSPFVYEDDEIERLSTPSAALINRYGISQEFIDKIESLINHVLSKKTYSHLDTRIISNIRNYLRAMYFKVDLEEHKQL; encoded by the coding sequence ATGTTGATTAAAAAACTAGAAGAAAAAAATTATAGTGATAGTGAATGGCTTTTAAAAGAAATGCTACTAAATATAGGCAATGTTAACTCTTATATTAGAGATAAATTGATCTATAATGCTTTTATAGGAATGATTACTAAAGATTATTTAACGAATGATCAATTAAAAAATTTATTTAATCAATTACTATCTAATCAGTATTTATTGTATGGAATTGGATTTAAGAATAGTGATTCAGTTTATAAACGTTCATTTTCAGCACTTGTTCTAGGACTTTTAATCAATAAAGACAAAGAACAGCAGCTTCTTGAAAAATCTCAAATTTCTTTTGTATTAGATAGGGCTTGTTTTTATCTTGTAAATGAACAGGATAGACGTGGTTTTACTGAAGAGAAAGGTTGGGCACACTCGATTGCACATTGTGCTGATTTATTAGATGAGATTATTACTCATCCATTATTTGAACAAAGCATGTATGAAAAAGTGGTAGAAGCACTAATTTTCTGTGTAAATAGTCCTTTTGTTTATGAAGATGATGAAATAGAAAGACTCTCAACGCCTTCTGCTGCTTTGATTAATCGTTATGGAATCTCTCAGGAATTTATCGACAAAATAGAGAGTTTGATTAATCATGTTTTATCAAAGAAAACCTATAGTCATTTAGATACTCGAATAATTAGTAACATTCGTAATTACTTAAGAGCTATGTATTTTAAAGTTGATTTAGAAGAACATAAACAACTATAG
- a CDS encoding NADPH-dependent FMN reductase, with product MANKSVFTRMSEALFGKKEQTNKIEEKGNKIMKIGIISGSVREGRNSAAVTEWIHEFALNRNDEGVEYEMVALADYDLPLLGAKLSEERQATAGAAIQAWSEKMASFDGYVFITPEYNHAVGGALKNATDFLKVEVANKAAALVGYGSLGGARAHENMRVILGELSVASVHTTTNFSLMTDFENMSVFKPNDYNKVNAQGMFDDLLLWTKALNTIR from the coding sequence TTGGCTAACAAATCGGTATTTACTCGAATGAGCGAAGCTTTATTCGGAAAGAAAGAACAAACAAATAAAATAGAAGAAAAGGGGAACAAAATTATGAAAATCGGTATTATCTCAGGAAGCGTACGTGAAGGAAGAAACTCAGCAGCAGTAACAGAATGGATCCATGAATTTGCATTAAACAGAAATGATGAAGGTGTCGAATATGAAATGGTTGCTTTAGCAGATTACGACTTACCATTATTAGGCGCTAAACTTTCTGAAGAACGTCAAGCAACAGCTGGCGCAGCTATTCAAGCATGGTCTGAAAAAATGGCTTCATTTGATGGATATGTGTTTATCACTCCAGAATACAACCATGCAGTAGGGGGAGCATTGAAAAATGCGACCGACTTCTTAAAAGTAGAAGTAGCGAACAAAGCAGCAGCATTAGTTGGATACGGCAGTTTAGGTGGCGCACGTGCTCACGAAAATATGCGTGTGATCTTAGGAGAATTGAGTGTGGCATCAGTGCACACAACAACAAACTTCTCATTAATGACGGACTTTGAAAACATGAGTGTTTTCAAACCAAATGACTACAATAAAGTAAATGCACAAGGCATGTTTGATGACTTGTTGTTATGGACGAAAGCTCTTAACACAATTAGATAA
- a CDS encoding ring-cleaving dioxygenase yields MKKTAGIHHITAIVGHPQENVDFYAGILGLRLIKKTVNFDDPGTYHLYFGDDGGKPGTIITFFPWAGAAQGKIGGGQVGVTTYAIPVGSLVYWETRLSKFAIRYEKTSRFGETYLQFEDYHGLQLELVERADGQLNHWTFGEVTPDVAIKGFGGAILYSTDPNSTIETLQETMGLEKIAEEDDLIRLRAYGEIGNIIDVKQSALAQGIMGVGTVHHIAWRAKDEADHVDWQDYVYNKGYGVTEIKDRNYFNAIYFREYGDILFEIATDTPGFAHDESYETMGQSLKLPTQYESAREKLITNLIPIEVRELD; encoded by the coding sequence ATGAAGAAAACAGCAGGTATTCATCACATTACAGCTATCGTTGGGCACCCTCAAGAAAACGTCGATTTTTATGCTGGTATTTTAGGTTTGCGACTTATTAAAAAAACTGTCAATTTTGATGATCCAGGTACGTATCATCTCTATTTTGGAGATGATGGTGGAAAACCCGGGACTATTATTACCTTCTTTCCTTGGGCTGGAGCTGCACAGGGAAAAATTGGCGGAGGTCAAGTTGGCGTGACCACTTATGCTATTCCAGTTGGATCCTTAGTTTATTGGGAGACTAGATTAAGCAAATTTGCTATCCGTTACGAAAAAACAAGTCGCTTTGGTGAAACCTATTTACAATTTGAAGACTACCATGGTTTACAACTAGAATTAGTTGAACGTGCAGATGGTCAACTTAACCATTGGACTTTTGGGGAAGTAACCCCTGATGTAGCCATAAAAGGATTTGGTGGAGCAATATTGTATTCAACTGATCCAAATTCAACAATTGAAACACTTCAAGAAACGATGGGTTTGGAAAAAATTGCCGAAGAAGACGATCTTATTCGATTGAGAGCTTATGGAGAAATTGGAAATATTATCGATGTTAAACAAAGTGCACTTGCTCAAGGGATAATGGGCGTTGGGACTGTCCACCATATTGCGTGGCGAGCAAAAGATGAAGCCGATCACGTTGATTGGCAAGATTATGTTTATAACAAAGGGTACGGTGTAACAGAAATAAAAGACCGCAACTATTTTAACGCTATCTATTTTAGAGAATATGGCGATATTTTATTTGAAATAGCAACCGATACTCCTGGTTTTGCACATGACGAATCATATGAGACAATGGGACAAAGTTTGAAACTACCAACTCAATATGAAAGCGCGCGAGAAAAATTGATCACTAACCTGATTCCAATTGAAGTCAGAGAATTGGATTAA
- a CDS encoding ring-cleaving dioxygenase, whose amino-acid sequence MNEFTGIHHVTAITSSAEKIYDFYTNVLGLRLVKKTINQDDIHTYHLFFADESGSPGTDMTFFDFPNVPKGSKGTDDISRTSFRVPTDAALDYWVKRFNKYAVKHGEIKEMFGVKTLQFEDFDEQQYQLISDENDTGVASGKPWHKGPVPDEFSITGLGPIFFRVSNFDYMKQVLEKVLLFKEIAFEGDYHQFEVGEFGGNGAQIIVESNTSMPRGRQGYGSVHHVAFRAKSRENLDYWTERMQSFGLPNSGYVDRFYFESTYTNIYPGILFELATDEPGFIDDEESIETLGETLALPPAFRNDRSRIESLVRPIDTVRSTKVFEKEYLE is encoded by the coding sequence ATGAACGAATTTACAGGAATCCACCACGTAACCGCAATAACAAGTAGCGCTGAAAAAATCTATGACTTTTATACAAATGTCTTAGGTCTTCGCTTAGTTAAAAAAACCATTAATCAAGATGATATTCACACTTACCATCTATTCTTTGCAGATGAAAGCGGCAGTCCAGGAACAGATATGACCTTTTTTGATTTTCCAAATGTTCCAAAAGGATCAAAAGGAACGGATGACATTTCAAGAACTTCTTTTCGTGTACCAACTGATGCAGCGCTAGATTATTGGGTTAAACGATTCAACAAATATGCGGTTAAACATGGAGAAATCAAAGAAATGTTTGGGGTCAAGACTTTACAATTTGAAGATTTTGATGAACAACAATACCAATTGATCTCGGATGAAAACGATACTGGAGTCGCTTCTGGGAAACCTTGGCATAAAGGTCCTGTCCCTGACGAATTTTCCATTACCGGTTTAGGTCCTATTTTTTTTAGAGTTTCAAATTTTGACTATATGAAGCAAGTTCTTGAAAAAGTTCTTTTATTCAAAGAAATCGCATTTGAGGGGGACTACCACCAATTTGAAGTTGGAGAGTTTGGTGGTAACGGCGCTCAAATCATTGTTGAATCAAATACGAGTATGCCACGTGGAAGACAAGGATACGGCAGCGTACATCATGTTGCTTTCCGTGCAAAAAGCCGTGAGAATCTTGACTATTGGACAGAACGGATGCAAAGTTTTGGACTGCCAAATTCAGGATATGTCGACCGTTTCTATTTTGAATCCACGTACACAAATATCTATCCTGGTATTTTATTTGAGCTAGCTACAGATGAACCGGGTTTCATTGATGATGAAGAATCTATTGAGACTTTAGGTGAAACACTTGCTTTACCGCCAGCTTTTAGAAATGACCGTAGTCGTATTGAGTCATTAGTTCGTCCTATTGATACTGTACGTAGCACAAAAGTATTTGAAAAAGAGTATTTAGAGTAA
- a CDS encoding alpha/beta hydrolase translates to MKHLFIKGKDQTKPTLLLLHGTGGTERDLLPLAAEIDPDANVLSVRGNVSENGMPRFFRRLAEGIFDEEDLVYHTKEMNEFLDEAASQYEFDRTNILAIGYSNGANIAASLLFHYGDALSGAILHHPMVPRRGISLPDLTSKAVFISAGTNDPICPSKESEELYATLEKAHAKVEIHWESNQHQLTYSEVAAAAKWYQLTYA, encoded by the coding sequence ATGAAACATTTATTTATTAAAGGAAAAGATCAAACGAAACCGACTTTGCTTCTACTACATGGAACGGGAGGCACTGAACGTGACCTTCTTCCTCTTGCAGCAGAAATCGATCCAGATGCAAATGTCTTAAGTGTCCGAGGAAATGTTTCAGAAAATGGCATGCCGCGCTTTTTCCGTCGACTTGCTGAAGGGATTTTTGATGAAGAAGATTTAGTTTATCATACAAAAGAAATGAACGAATTTCTTGATGAGGCTGCTAGTCAGTATGAGTTTGACCGTACAAACATTTTAGCTATAGGGTATTCAAATGGTGCAAACATTGCTGCTAGTCTTCTCTTTCATTATGGTGATGCATTGTCTGGAGCTATTTTGCACCACCCGATGGTCCCTAGAAGAGGCATTTCTTTACCTGATTTAACAAGCAAAGCTGTCTTTATCAGTGCTGGAACAAACGATCCAATCTGTCCTTCAAAAGAATCCGAAGAATTGTATGCTACACTGGAAAAAGCACATGCCAAAGTTGAGATTCACTGGGAAAGCAACCAACATCAATTAACGTATAGTGAGGTTGCTGCTGCAGCTAAATGGTACCAACTAACTTATGCTTAA
- a CDS encoding cupin domain-containing protein — translation MAMEFKDHGKKPYMFDIEEATIQNNNFRTTIWTGENLQLTVMSIKENEEAGLEIHEGIDQFIRIVEGQGVCKMGETKDNLNFERAITTNDAVLVPENMWHNIINTGGKPLKLYTLYSTPEHKEGTIHILREDAPPHVD, via the coding sequence ATAGCAATGGAATTTAAAGATCATGGCAAAAAACCTTATATGTTCGACATTGAAGAGGCAACTATCCAAAATAATAATTTCCGTACCACGATTTGGACCGGTGAAAACCTACAACTAACGGTGATGTCCATTAAGGAAAATGAGGAAGCGGGATTGGAAATTCATGAAGGCATTGATCAGTTCATACGAATTGTAGAGGGACAGGGCGTATGTAAAATGGGTGAAACCAAAGATAATTTAAACTTTGAAAGAGCCATTACCACGAATGATGCTGTATTGGTGCCTGAAAACATGTGGCATAACATCATCAACACAGGTGGCAAACCCTTAAAGCTGTATACATTATACTCTACACCAGAGCACAAAGAAGGAACAATTCATATTTTGCGAGAAGATGCACCACCACATGTTGATTAA
- a CDS encoding sulfite exporter TauE/SafE family protein, translating to MPVSVIILVVITVFLGSLTRSTFGFGDSVISMPLLALLPLSIHTSVSLIGLTGLSVGLMALFSAWKYIDRRILILLSISTFVGIPIGLYLVKNMPQERVTLILGIFLLFYGVYSLIKQRFQLELPKKWKESNFLPLPFGLLSGVLGSAYNMNGIPIVIYGTFRDWEMKTFQSTLQSYFIISSLLIVTGQAIGGLWSKELFIFYIASLPAIYLAHKIGNGIRQRLPVHRFETLLFFFIIFLGMVLFLSVS from the coding sequence ATGCCTGTTTCTGTCATTATTTTAGTAGTTATAACCGTTTTTCTAGGTTCGTTGACCCGTTCTACTTTTGGGTTTGGAGATTCAGTTATTTCTATGCCTTTATTAGCTTTACTGCCGCTTTCTATTCATACAAGTGTTTCTCTTATTGGTTTAACTGGTTTGTCTGTCGGGCTCATGGCTCTATTTTCTGCATGGAAGTATATTGATCGTCGTATACTTATTCTTCTTTCAATTAGTACTTTTGTTGGAATTCCTATTGGGCTTTATCTAGTCAAAAATATGCCTCAAGAAAGAGTAACACTAATTTTAGGGATCTTTCTTCTTTTCTATGGTGTTTATTCATTGATAAAACAACGATTTCAACTGGAGTTACCCAAAAAATGGAAAGAAAGTAATTTTTTACCATTACCTTTTGGCCTGTTATCAGGTGTTCTTGGAAGTGCCTATAACATGAATGGGATTCCTATTGTAATTTATGGAACCTTCCGAGATTGGGAAATGAAGACTTTTCAAAGTACTCTACAAAGCTATTTTATTATTTCAAGTCTTTTAATAGTTACTGGACAAGCGATAGGAGGATTGTGGTCAAAAGAGTTATTTATCTTTTATATTGCTTCTCTTCCCGCAATTTATTTAGCCCACAAAATTGGCAATGGAATTCGCCAACGACTTCCAGTTCATCGGTTTGAAACGCTCTTATTCTTTTTTATTATTTTTTTAGGAATGGTGCTCTTCTTAAGCGTATCCTAA
- a CDS encoding NupC/NupG family nucleoside CNT transporter yields the protein MNKLITILGIIVMLGIVYLLSDNKKAINKRTVFTALGAQIVLSLFLIKVPIGSWIIEQLASGVTKLFSFANEGLTFVFGDLFGQGYFFIDVLGVIIFLSALTGILGYLGVVGWVVKVIGGAVGKLLGTEKAESFVAVANMFLGQTEAPFLVAKYLPNMTNSELMTVLVSGMGSMSASILVGYNLLGIPMKWLLITTALVPFGSMLVAKILTPETEISQVSDVTLDRKGSNTSIFSAMAEGINNGLQMVLGIGASLIAVISIVALLNSILGLIGTSFTEALGYVFLPIGWLMGLSGSEAMIAGQILGTKMSINEFVAYADLVPMMAELSERAVAMLSIAVGSFGAFASIAICVTGLSVFAPTRKNDLSKLALRGMLGGFIVPILSAMFVGLFL from the coding sequence ATGAATAAATTGATCACGATTTTAGGAATTATCGTTATGTTGGGGATTGTTTATCTCTTATCTGATAATAAAAAAGCTATTAATAAAAGAACAGTCTTTACTGCTTTAGGAGCGCAAATTGTTTTGTCATTATTCTTAATTAAAGTTCCTATTGGTAGTTGGATTATTGAACAATTAGCAAGCGGTGTAACAAAGTTGTTTAGTTTTGCTAATGAAGGGCTAACCTTCGTATTTGGAGATTTATTTGGACAAGGGTATTTCTTTATTGATGTACTGGGAGTCATTATTTTCCTATCGGCTTTAACAGGTATCCTAGGTTACTTAGGTGTAGTAGGTTGGGTCGTGAAAGTAATTGGAGGTGCTGTAGGTAAATTGTTAGGCACAGAGAAAGCAGAGTCGTTTGTAGCTGTGGCTAATATGTTCCTAGGCCAAACAGAGGCTCCTTTCTTAGTAGCCAAATATCTGCCAAATATGACGAATTCGGAACTGATGACGGTTTTGGTTTCAGGAATGGGCTCAATGTCAGCTTCTATTTTAGTAGGGTATAATTTGTTAGGTATTCCTATGAAATGGCTGCTAATCACAACTGCTTTAGTTCCGTTTGGGTCAATGCTGGTTGCTAAAATTTTGACACCTGAAACAGAAATTAGTCAAGTATCAGACGTAACGTTAGATCGTAAAGGATCTAATACGTCAATTTTTTCTGCGATGGCTGAAGGAATCAATAATGGTTTGCAAATGGTTCTAGGTATTGGTGCTAGTTTGATTGCCGTGATCTCAATTGTAGCCTTATTAAACAGCATTTTAGGCTTAATAGGAACGAGTTTTACAGAGGCTCTAGGCTATGTCTTTCTACCAATTGGTTGGTTGATGGGGTTAAGCGGTTCTGAAGCAATGATTGCTGGGCAAATTTTAGGTACTAAAATGTCTATTAATGAATTTGTCGCTTATGCCGACTTAGTGCCTATGATGGCTGAACTATCTGAACGAGCTGTAGCTATGTTATCCATTGCTGTAGGCAGTTTTGGAGCGTTTGCCAGTATTGCGATTTGCGTAACAGGATTGTCAGTATTTGCGCCAACTAGGAAAAATGATTTATCTAAACTTGCTCTACGAGGAATGTTAGGCGGATTTATTGTTCCTATCCTATCAGCAATGTTTGTTGGATTGTTTTTATAA
- a CDS encoding deoxynucleoside kinase, which produces MAILVIGGMIGAGKTSVAELLGGSLGTEVFYENVEDNEILPLFYTASEEEQRVKRYPFLLQLEFLNSRFKSIKEALHNQNNVLDRSIYEDWYFAKVNTELGRISETEFNIYEKLLNNMMEELQELPKKSPDLMIYLQGSFETVLYRIGLRGRDFEQDQGLLDYYKALWEGYDNWVAKHYDASEVLIINIDKIDVVNNPADAYTVVTMVKDKLAEMEIGNK; this is translated from the coding sequence ATGGCAATTTTAGTAATTGGTGGAATGATTGGAGCAGGAAAAACAAGTGTGGCTGAACTTTTGGGAGGCTCTTTGGGTACTGAGGTCTTTTATGAAAATGTAGAGGACAACGAAATATTGCCTTTATTTTATACAGCAAGCGAAGAGGAGCAAAGAGTCAAACGTTACCCGTTTTTACTGCAATTGGAGTTTTTGAATAGTCGGTTTAAAAGTATTAAAGAAGCGCTACATAATCAAAATAATGTTTTAGATCGATCAATCTATGAGGACTGGTATTTTGCGAAAGTAAATACTGAACTAGGGCGTATTTCTGAAACGGAATTTAATATATATGAAAAGTTGCTTAATAATATGATGGAAGAATTACAAGAATTGCCAAAAAAATCACCTGATTTAATGATCTATTTGCAAGGGTCTTTTGAAACGGTTCTTTACCGTATTGGTTTGCGCGGCAGAGACTTTGAACAGGATCAAGGGTTGCTGGATTATTATAAAGCTCTTTGGGAAGGTTATGACAATTGGGTTGCCAAACATTATGATGCCTCTGAGGTGTTGATTATCAACATAGATAAGATTGATGTAGTCAATAACCCTGCAGATGCCTATACGGTCGTAACAATGGTTAAAGATAAATTAGCAGAGATGGAGATAGGTAATAAATGA
- a CDS encoding carbohydrate-binding domain-containing protein, with product MKKKMKHTKITPFLSLAVLVMLAGCQVTSSDTAQSTESTVTANSGTSESTVDYDLEFSSDDLEVGYDESDTTTIQLADDQSTSSGEGVTVNGNVVTITTGGTYLISGTLSDGQIKVIAPDTEEVHLILDGVDITSSTSAPLLVEEAEKVFVTLAEDSENTLTDKAGSTATIGIGTDATSIDGTIFSKADLTVNGSGSLIINGNTNHGIVSKDDLTIVSGTYQITAAGQGLSGKDAVKIKDGIFTLNTGTDAIQSDNDQEEGRGFVYIAGGDFTIDAEQDGIQVETLLQIDGGTFDITTGGGSANAVAKTQEGMDFFAQKADEEENADSDEISSISTKGLKSVSELIVNDGTITIDSADDSVHTDGNLILSGGSLTLTSGDDGLHADNDLELSGSTVAITESYEGIEGKTITISDGEITVLANDDGLNASSGTSSTSEQTGPGETAGSSENALVISGGTLTVNSSGDGLDSNGTIEISGGLTTVSGPENDGNGTIDSNGDTIITGGSLMAAGSSGMAVTFSDSSSQVSVFYGFETTYEAGSEIELSDADGTVLLSWTADKSFSSVQFSSADLAVDETYALSVNDETFEVPIDSVSTTVGTTTGQMGGGMQQPGNGDDMQKPSGEKPDSMPALN from the coding sequence ATGAAAAAAAAGATGAAACATACGAAAATTACCCCATTTTTGTCGCTAGCTGTTTTAGTTATGTTAGCCGGATGCCAAGTAACTTCTTCTGATACTGCCCAAAGCACAGAATCTACTGTAACTGCTAACTCTGGTACTTCGGAAAGTACAGTGGACTATGACTTAGAATTCAGCTCAGATGATCTTGAAGTCGGTTATGATGAGTCTGATACAACCACTATCCAACTAGCTGATGACCAAAGCACAAGTAGTGGAGAGGGAGTAACAGTCAATGGCAATGTTGTTACGATTACAACAGGAGGAACTTATCTAATCAGTGGGACACTCTCAGATGGTCAGATAAAAGTAATAGCTCCAGATACCGAAGAAGTTCATTTGATTTTGGATGGAGTGGATATTACTTCTTCTACCAGTGCACCTCTGCTTGTTGAAGAAGCTGAAAAAGTTTTTGTAACACTGGCTGAAGATTCAGAAAATACATTAACAGATAAAGCCGGCAGCACAGCAACTATCGGTATAGGAACTGATGCAACGAGTATTGATGGAACAATCTTTAGTAAGGCTGATTTAACAGTAAACGGTTCTGGTAGCTTGATCATAAATGGGAATACGAATCACGGAATCGTATCAAAGGATGATTTAACTATCGTAAGCGGTACGTATCAAATCACTGCAGCAGGTCAAGGCCTGTCAGGAAAAGACGCAGTTAAAATCAAAGATGGGATATTTACGTTGAATACAGGAACTGACGCAATCCAATCGGATAATGATCAGGAAGAAGGCAGAGGATTTGTTTATATTGCTGGCGGAGACTTTACTATTGATGCTGAGCAAGATGGTATTCAAGTTGAGACGTTGCTTCAAATTGATGGCGGAACGTTTGATATCACAACAGGTGGTGGAAGTGCTAATGCAGTAGCAAAAACCCAAGAAGGGATGGATTTCTTTGCTCAAAAGGCCGATGAAGAAGAAAATGCGGATAGCGATGAAATCAGTTCAATAAGTACAAAAGGGTTGAAATCTGTAAGTGAGTTGATTGTTAATGATGGCACGATCACAATTGATTCAGCTGATGACAGTGTTCATACAGATGGTAATCTAATCCTTTCAGGTGGGTCTCTGACATTAACTTCTGGCGATGATGGCTTACATGCTGACAATGATTTGGAATTAAGCGGTTCAACTGTTGCGATTACAGAAAGTTATGAGGGTATTGAAGGCAAGACAATCACAATCAGTGACGGGGAGATAACGGTTTTAGCCAATGATGATGGGTTAAACGCATCTAGCGGTACTTCGTCAACTAGCGAACAAACTGGTCCCGGTGAAACAGCTGGTAGCAGTGAAAATGCATTAGTCATTTCTGGTGGTACACTGACAGTAAATAGTAGCGGCGATGGATTAGATTCAAATGGAACGATTGAAATTTCTGGAGGATTAACGACAGTTAGTGGGCCGGAAAATGACGGAAATGGAACAATTGATTCAAATGGAGATACTATTATCACTGGAGGATCATTAATGGCTGCTGGTAGTTCAGGTATGGCTGTAACTTTTTCAGACAGTTCTAGTCAAGTTAGTGTTTTTTATGGATTTGAAACGACTTATGAAGCGGGTAGCGAAATTGAACTAAGTGATGCAGACGGAACGGTTCTCTTGTCATGGACAGCGGATAAAAGTTTTTCTTCTGTACAGTTCAGTTCAGCTGATTTAGCAGTAGATGAAACATACGCTTTATCCGTTAATGATGAGACTTTTGAAGTTCCAATTGATTCAGTATCAACGACAGTAGGCACTACAACAGGACAAATGGGAGGCGGCATGCAACAGCCTGGAAATGGCGATGACATGCAAAAACCTAGTGGAGAAAAACCAGATAGTATGCCCGCACTTAATTAA
- a CDS encoding DUF4956 domain-containing protein has product MSDLFNSLYMENTSAFSITSFIFCTLASLILGGFIAWTYMHQNHYSKGFVGTLFLLPAMVQMVIMLVNGNVGAGVAVMGAFSLVRFRSVPGSAKEISSIFLAMAIGLATGMGYIGFAVVFAVIICGVMMILNLSRFGEMGEQVRMLRITIPENLDYSTIFDDIFEQHLSSYQMLRVKTTNMGSLFRLEYTIELKDQMQEKQLIDALRCRNGNLEISCGRSLTGKEEL; this is encoded by the coding sequence ATGAGTGATTTATTTAATAGTTTATATATGGAAAACACATCTGCGTTTTCAATTACGAGTTTTATTTTTTGTACACTAGCAAGTTTAATTTTAGGAGGATTTATTGCATGGACCTATATGCATCAAAATCATTATTCTAAAGGGTTTGTAGGTACATTATTTCTATTACCAGCCATGGTGCAAATGGTTATCATGTTGGTTAATGGGAACGTTGGAGCCGGAGTTGCAGTAATGGGAGCATTCAGTCTAGTACGATTCCGATCAGTTCCGGGCTCGGCTAAAGAAATCAGCAGTATTTTCCTAGCCATGGCTATTGGTTTAGCAACTGGTATGGGTTATATAGGATTTGCTGTAGTATTCGCCGTAATCATTTGCGGTGTAATGATGATTTTAAATCTTTCCCGCTTTGGCGAAATGGGTGAACAAGTCCGTATGTTAAGAATCACTATTCCCGAAAATCTGGATTATAGCACGATTTTTGACGATATCTTCGAACAACACTTATCAAGTTACCAAATGCTGAGAGTGAAAACGACTAATATGGGCAGCCTGTTTCGTCTTGAATACACAATCGAGTTGAAGGATCAAATGCAAGAAAAACAACTGATTGATGCTTTGCGTTGCAGGAATGGAAACTTGGAAATTAGTTGTGGTCGCTCGTTAACTGGAAAGGAAGAACTCTAA